TCACGGCGATCGTGGTCGCGTCGACGATCGCCGTAGTCGCAGCGACGGCCGGTCTGCTGCTTTCGTTGCCGGCGGCGGCCTCGATCATCCTTCTGTCATCGGTCTTCCTGCTCGCCACCGTCGGTGGCGCCGTGCTCTCCCGGCGCGACAACACCTCAGGACAGCACGGCCTGCTCGGACTGTGCATCGGTGTCGCCGTGCCGCTCGGACTCCACACAGCCGTTTCGTTGCCGGCGCAGGGTGCCGCGATGATCCCGGTCACGCTCGCGATCACGTGGGCACTGGTCTGGACGGCAGTGGCCGTCGTGGTCGGTATCGGGGGCCGGCATCCGGGAGTGCTGACAGGCGCAGCACTCGCCCTCCTGAGCAGCGCAGTCGTGCTTGTCGCGACGCTGAGCGCGGCCCCGGTCCCACTCGTGGCCGCGTTCTCTGGCATCGCGGCGGCGGTCGTCCTCGCACTCGCGCCGTCGTTCGCCCTCAGCACCGCGGGTGTGGCCAGGCTGGATGACACCGCCATGGACGGCGATACGGTCAAACGCACGGATATCGATTCGGCATTGGCCACGGCGTTCGCCTCGCAGACCGCTCTCGTACTCGCTCTGGCGCCCCCGATCGCGACGACGGCCCTGATCCTCGGCGCCGGAAACGCCTGGCAGGCCGGCCTCGCCGCGGCCCTCGTCATCCTTGTGCTGGTGCGCAGCAGACTTTTCCCGTTCGCGATCGCCCGCATAGCCCTGCTCGCGGCGACCGTGCTTCCGGCCGCCCATTGGTTGTGGACCACTGACATGCTGCCTCAGCCGTGGCCGGTCCTCATCAGCGGCGTGATCGTCGTCCTTCTCGTGGTGGTCTCCGTGATGCGACCGTCTGCGGCAGCGCAGGCGCGTTTGCGGCGCTTCCTCGGCGTCCTCGAGTCGCTGTCCGCGATCGCACTGATCCCGCTCCTGCTCGGTATCCTCGGCATATTCGACGATCTCCTCGGAGCGTTCTCGTGAGCAGGTGGGGAAGGCTGCTCCAGGTCTGGCCGACAGCGCGGCACGAGCAGGCGATCACCGCCGAACGCGACCTGCGCGCTCCCCTCCCGGTGGTGCGTCGGATCGGATTCGCGTCGCTTCGCGGCGGGACCGGATGCTCCACCGCAGCGCGCGGCGTCGCATCGACGCTCGACGGGCGCAGAAGAGGCGGTGTCCTGCTCCTCGACGCGGACGAGGCCGGCTCCATCCAGTCGCCTCTTTCGGCTTCGGGAACAACGCGCGCGCCCGAGCTCACACTCACCGACTGGGGCTCGATCGACGCCGCACGGCTCTCCACGATCTCAGCGTCATCTCACGTGCTGTGCCTGACTTCGACGACCGAACGGTCGGCGGTGCAACAGGCCCTGGACGCGGCATCCTTCGTGATCGAATCGGGAACGCCGACGGTACTGGTGGCGTCGTCCGTGCGCGGGAAGGCGACGCCCGCAGTGCGACGGATGCTCGCATCGTCGCCGGTGCCCGTGTTCCTGCTGCCCTTCGATCGAACCGTTCGCCTCGGTGAGCCCGGCGCCCGCAGCAGCGCGAGCGCCTTCGCCCTCGCGACGCTGGGCGCGGAGATCGTGCGCCTCGGCGGACGCCCTTCGGCAGAGGTGCTGGTCGCATGACCCGGACGCTGTTCCACCGTCCCACACGGGTGACGGCGCCTCCCACTCCACCGGAGCCCGAGCTCATCCCGCCGCCGCCGGCGCTCACCGATCAAGGCGGCGGCATGCCGCTGCAGTTCATGCTTCCGCTGATCGGGGCGTTGTCGTCCGTCATCATGATGGTCGTGCTGCGCAACGGACAGCCGTTGTTCCTCGTTCTGGCCGCCGTGATCTTCGTCGTCGCCATCGTCGGCGGACTCGGTTTCGCCCTGTCTGCGCGCGGCCGGGCGGCACGCAAGGCCCGCACTCAGCGCGAGCTGTACCTCGACTACCTCGAGCGCTACCGGTCCGAGTTGCGTGAGCGCGGCGCCAGCGACCGCGCCTCTGCGATCGCCGTGCATCCCGCCCCTGAGGCCCTCGTCGGCATCATGCGCGATCCGGCTCGCCGATGGGAACGCCGCCGCTCCGATGACGACTACCTCTCCGCACGGATCGGCGTCGCATCGCGTCCGTGGTTCTCGCTCTCCGTCGCTCGAAGCGATTCCCCGCTCGAGCCCGCAGACCCCATCCTGCTGCGCGAGGCGGAGATCGTCGCACGCAGTCTCGACGCCGTACCCGAGATGCCGGCGACAGCAGATCTGCAGGACGCGTGGGTCGTGTCCGTGGTCGGTGACCGTGACCGCGGCATGTCGGTGGTCCGCTCGCTGGTCGCGCAGCTGGCGACCGCGCACACCCCTGACGATCTCACCCTCGCCGCCGCCTACGCGCCGCATCATGCCGATCAGTGGAACGGGTTCGATCTCCTGCCCCACGTGCAGGATCCCGGTCTCTTCGACGGCCCTGTTCCTGCACGCCGGATCGCGCCCGACATCCGATCCCTCACCGATGTCCTCGCGGGCGACCTCGGCAAGCGTGCCGGTTCCGCCGCAGGCGTGCAGCGCCATGGCCGAGGAGAGAATCCGCACGGACGCCTCGTCGTCTTCCTCGATGACCACGGGCAGGCCGCGTCGCGTCTGAGCAGCCCGGATCCCCACCTGCGCATTCGCGACCTCAACATCACCGTCGTGCATCTGCTCGCGGACCGCCTGGACGAGCCCGACGACGTCGACATCCGGATCACCGTCGATGACGACGGGGCCGTGATCACGTCTCAGGCTTCTTCGGCCGCCCCCGCGCATGTCGCGTTCACGCCGGATCGGACACACGGCGGGACGGTGACGACCCTGGCCCGTTCGATGGCCGCGTTCCGCACTGTTCACGCGTCTCGGCCGCAGAGCGGCACGACCGAGGCCTTCGACATCACCCAGCTTCTCGGGATCACGGATGCTTCCGCGATCGACCCGGATGAGCTGTGGACTCCCCGCTCGCCGAGTGCGTTCCTGCGTGTGCCGTTCGCGCTCGATGACAACGATCGCCCCGTCTTCCTCGATCTGAAGGAGAGCGCGCAGGAGGGCATGGGCCCGCACGGCATCTGCGTCGGCGCCACCGGTTCGGGAAAATCCGAGATGCTGCGCACCGTGCTGCTCGCCCTCGCCCTGGCGCATCCGCCTGAGGACCTGAGCTTCATCCTCGTGGACTACAAGGGCGGCGCGGCGTTCTCCCCGTTCCAGAAGCTGCCGCACGTCGCCGGGCTGATCGACAACCTCGCCGACGACCCTCAGCTCACCACGCGTGCACGCGCCTCGCTCCAAGGCGAGGTGGTCAGGCGGCAGCAGCTGCTCAAGGACGCCGACGCCTCACCGTCCATCACGCACTACCGGGAGCTCCGCAAGACTCGGCCCGAACTGCCGCCGATGCCTCATCTGTTCATGGTGATCGACGAGTTCGGCGAACTGCTCACCGCTGAGCCGGAGTTCATCGACCTGTTCCTTCAGATCGGCCGGATCGGCCGGTCCATCGGCATCCATCTGCTCCTCTCCAGCCAGCGCATCGAGGCAGGCAAGCTGCGCGGACTCGACACTTATCTTTCCTACCGGCTCGGGTTGCGGACGTTCAGCGAGAGCGAGTCACAGGTCGTGCTCGGGACGACGGACGCCTATCGGCTGCCGGCGCTGCCCGGCTACGGCATCCTCAAGGTCGACACGTCGCTGTATCAGCGTTTTCGCGCCGGCTATGTGTCCGGCCCGGTGCCGGTCCGGTCCGCTCCGGCACCCAGCGACGGCGAGCTCACACGTGTCTTCCGCGTGCCGACGTACAACGGCATCAGCCAGGGCGACGACGATGACAGGACACCGGCGAGTCCGTCGTTCACCACGCCCGAGGTCGGGCAGCTGCTCGTGGACGAGGCCGTTCTGCGACTTCGCGCCGACGATCGCATCGTCTCGTCGGCGTGGTTGCCGCCGTTGCCGGAGACCCTCGCTCTCGGGCAGATCCTGGGAGAGCGAGAGCGGACGATCGCCCTGGAGACGCCGATCGGACTGATCGATGACCCGGCGCACCAGAATCAGCAGCCCTGGATGCTCGATCTCACGCGCGGCGGCGGCCATCTCGCCATCGTCGGAAGCCCCCAGTCAGGGCGCACCACCTTGCTTCGGACCATCGCCGTGTCGCTGGCGCTCGGCCGCACCCCGGCCGAGGTCGCGGTGTACGGGATGGATCTCGCCGGCGGCGGGCTGCGCCGTCTCGAGCCGTTCCCGCATGTCGGCGGCGTCGCCACCCGATCGGATCCCGCACGAGTGCGCCGGCTGATCGAAGAACTCGAGTCGATGCTCGCCACTCGTGAGCGCGTGTTCAAGGACTCCGGCATCGACTCGGTCTCGCAGCTGCGTGCACGGCACGCTGCCGGAGAGGTGCCGCAGCTGTCGTCCGCAGACGTGGTCGTGCTCGTCAACGGATACGGCGCTCTCAGACAGGAGTTCGACGACCTCGATGCCGCGTTCACCGCTGTTCTGCTGCGTGCGGCGAACTACGGCGTGCACATCGTGCTCGGACTATCCCGATGGAGCGAATTGCGCATCGCCCACCAGTCGCTGTTCGGCACGAAGATCGAACTGCGTCTGAACGACCCGACCGAATCGACGATCGACCGTTCTCTCGCCAAGACGATCAGCACGTCGACGCCGGGTCGGGCGCTCGCCGACAGCGGACTCCTCGGCCACGTCGCGCTGCCCGTTCTCGAGACGAGCGGCGACGACGAACTCGGCGACGAGATCGAGGAACTCGGACGGCGGGTGGCGGCGTCATGGGCCGGCCCGTCCGCCGCCCCCATCCGGTTGCTCCCGCAGGAGCTGGATCCAGAACAGCTGCCGGAGGCTGTCGACGAACCCGATGCCGTGCCGTTCGGCCTGCGTCAGGACACGATGGCCAGCGCGTTCTGGGAGTTCCAGCAGGCAGATCAGCACCTGCTCGTGCTCGGCGACGCTCGCAGCGGGAAGTCGGCGACGCTGCGCATGATCGCCGCCGGTCTCATCGAGAGGTTCACGCCCGAAGAGCTCGCGATCGCCGTCGTGGATTCCCGCGGCCACGTCGCAGAGGTCATCCCCGACGAGTACCTCGCCGCGCACGCCAGGACGGCGACGCAGGCGTCCGGCCTGGCATCGTCGATCGCGACGGAGCTAGCCCGCAGACCGCAGATGTCCGCGAAAGAGCTCAGAAGCGTTCCCCGAGTGGTGCTGCTCGTCGACGACCACGACATCATCAGCGCCGGCGGGATCGAGCACCTCGCAGCGCTGGCGCCGCATCTGCCCACGGCACGCGACAGCAAGTTCCACATCGTGCTCGCCCGTCCTGTCGCCGGATCGGTCAGAGCGATGTACGGCGCCTTCCTGCAGGGCATCCGCGACACAGGGGCGGCGCTGCTGATCCTTTCCGGCGATCGGAGCGAGGGGCAGATCATGCCCCGTCTGTACGCGGAGAGATTCCCGCCGGGGCGCGGACGCTATGCACGACGCGGAGAGAGCCCGTTCGTCGTGCAGGTCGCGCATCTGCCCGACAGCACGGAGGCGAGACCATGACCTCGTTGACGTTCATCGGTGCGAGTGGAGGAACCGGCACGACGACGCTCGCCGCTCTGAGCGTGCTGCTTCTGGTCGAGCAGGGCTCGCGGATCCCGACCGTCGTCGCGGAGGATGCGCAGTCGTTCGACCTCCGCCTCGGCACCCTCTCGTCACCGGTGCGCGGGAGTGGGCACGAGCTGGTCGACGGCGGACGCTACCAGCCGGGAAAGGCCGCGGCGGCGATCGAACAGGGCCGCCTGGTCCTGGTGGGCGCATCCACTCCCCAGGGGGTCGCGGCGCTCGAGAGCAGCCTGTCGGACGTGGCTCAGCGCTTCGGCACCCCGGGTCTCGAACGCACGCTCCCAGTGCTCTGCTCGGCGTTCGGGAGATCCACGACGGTCGCCGGCCGACTGTCCGTCCCCTTCGACGCGCGTCTCGCCGTCGGCGCGCCGCTCACGAAGACGCTTCCGTCCCTGCGCGCGCGGACGAAGACCGCGCTGAACATGCAGTGGCTGCCCGTACTGCGGGAGACGTACGGTATCCGGTGACCTGTGCGTCGGCGGCGCGGCTGCCGGTCGGAGCGGCTCCTCGTCAGAGGCTCTGCACCCAGTTGCGCAGCAACTGGATCCCGGCGTCGCCCGACTTCTCGGGGTGGAACTGCGTCGCCGAGAGCGGCCCGTTCTCGACCGCGGCGAGGAACGGCCTGCCGTAGGTCGTCCACGTGAGCGCGGGCTGCGGGAACGGTGGGATCACGTCGAGCTCCCAGCTCTGCGCGGCATACGAGTGCACGAAGTAGAAGCGTTCGTCCTCGATACCGCGGAACAGCACGCTGCCCTCATCGGGAGTGACGGTGTTCCAGCCCATGTGCGGCAGCACGGGCGCATCGAGCTCCGTCACGCTTCCCGGCCACTCGCCGAGTCCTTCGACGTCCTGTCCGCGCTCCACACCGTGGGAGAACAGCACCTGCATCCCGACGCACACTCCGAGTACGGGCCGACCACCGGCGAGCCTGCGTTCGATGATCTCGTCACCGCCCTTGGTCCGGAGCGCTTCGCGCACCGCGGCGAAAGCGCCGACGCCGGGGACGAACAGTCCATCCGCCTCCAGCGCCGCCGCACGGTCACCCGTGAGCGTCGCGTCCGCGCCCGCCGCGATGAGGGCTTTGACCGCGGAGTGGACGTTGCCGGAACCGTAGTCGTAGACCGCGACAGTGGGCGTGCGCGTCACAGCGCGCCCTTGGTGGAGGGGATGCCGACCACCTGAGGGTCGAGCGCCTTCGCCTGGCGGAACGCACGGGCGAACGCCTTGAACTCCGCCTCTGCGATGTGGTGCGGGTCGCGTCCACCCAGCACGCGCACGTGCACGGTCAGCCCCGCGCCGAACGTGATCGCCTCGAACACGTGACGCACGAGTGAGCCGGTGAAGTGGCCGCCGATGAGGTGGTGCTCGAAACCCGCCGGTTCGCCCGAGTGCACGAGATAAGGACGCCCGCTGATGTCGACGACCGCCTGTGCGAGCGCCTCGTCGAGCGGCACGAGCGCGTCACCGTAACGGGAGATGCCGGACTTGTCGCCCAGCGCTTCACGGATCGCCTGCCCGAGCACGATCGAGATGTCCTCCACCGTGTGGTGGGCGTCGATGTTCGTGTCACCGGAGGCCCGCACCGTCAGATCGGTGAGCGAGTGCTTCGCGAAGGCCGTGAGCATGTGGTCGAAGAACGGCACCGACGTATCGATGTGGCTCTGCCCTGTGCCGTCGAGGTTGAGTTCGAGCTCGACGGTCGACTCAGACGTGCTGCGGGTACGAGTGGCGGTGCGGGAAACGCTCATGACGCCGATCCTATCGAGGCCAGCGCGTCCAGGAATGCCGTGGTCTCCGCCTCGGTCCCCGCGGTGACGCGCAAGTGATTCGGGATGCCGACGTCACGCACCAGCACTCCCCGCTCGTAAAGGGCATGGAACGTCGCCTGCGGATCGGCCACTCCTCCGAACAGCACGAAGTTCGACCACGACTCGTGCGGCTCGTAGTCGAGCGCCTCGAGGGTCGCGGTGATCCGATCACGCTGCTCGATGATGTCGTCGACCATGCCGAGCATCGTCGGCGCATTGCGCAATGCAGCCACGGCGGCCGCCTGAGTGAGGGCGCTCAGGTGATACGGCAGCCGCACGAGCCGCAGCGCATCGATGAACGCCGGATCGGCGGCGAGATACCCGACCCGCGCACCGGCGAATGCGAACGCCTTGCTCATGGTTCGCGAGACGGCCAGGCGAGGGCGTCCCTCGAGCAGAGTGAGAGCGGATGCCGATTCACGGGGCGCGAACTCCTGGTATGCCTCGTCCACCACCACGATCCCGCGGGAGGCCTCGTAGACGGCCTCCACCACATCAAGCCCGAGCGGAGTGCCCGTGGGGTTGTTCGGAGTGCACAGCATGATCACGTCGGGGTCAGCTTCGATCACCTGAGCCACCGCGTCCTCGGCGGTGATCGTGTAGTCGGGCTGACGGCTGCCGGCTGTCCAACGTGCGCCAATGCCCTGCGCCAGCAGGGGATACATCGAGTAGGTGGGTGCGAAGCCGAAGACCGTTCGACCCGGTCCGGCGAAGGCCTGCAGAATGTGCTGCAGCACCTCGTTCGAACCGTTGCCCGCCCAGATCTGCGACGCGTCGAGGTCGTGGCCGAGGTACTCGGCGAATCCCTCACGCAGCGCCGTGAACTCCCGATCGGGGTAGCGGTTCACATCACGCAGCGCGACGGCGATGTCGTCGAGGATGTCGCTCGCCACTTCATCCGGAACCGGATGGGTGTTCTCGTTGACGTTCAGCGCGACGGCCAGCGGGGCCTGAGGTGCGCCGTAGGGGGTGAGGCCGCGAAGATCGTCGCGAAGGGGGAGGTCGCTGAGTGAGACAGTCACCCTCCCCATGTTAACGCGGAGTTCAGTCGGCGTACTCCGCGGGGATCGCGAGTTGCTGGCCGACCTGCAGCGAACCGCCGCCGAGCGCGTTGAGCTTCTCGATCTCGCTGATCACCGTGCGGGGGTCTTCTCCGGGGGCGACGTCTTCGGCGATCGCCCAGAGCGTGTCGCCGGGCATCACCGTGACCGTGTCGAAGTCAGTGGTCTCCACTGCCTCGCCGGAAGCGAGAGCAGAGCCGCCGCTGAGAGCAGCGAACCCGATCCCTGCAGCCAGGGGGAGCGCCGCGAGGGCGACCAGCAGCCGACGTCCGCGTGCCGTCAGTCGCAGTCGCGTCGAAGCACTGGACGTTGCACGTACGGAAGGGACTGCGGGGGCGCTGATGCTGATGGTGCTCATGTGACTCTCCTCTGCCTCTTGGCTGCCTCTGGACTTTCGCCTTTTGGCGTAGCGTTCGCATTCGCCGCTCGGCCGGGAGCGGGGAATGCGAAGCTACGTACCGAATGTATCTTCGAATTCGAACATCTGTCAAGACCTATTCGAAACCCACCCGCTGAATTTACCGACACGCTCGAACAGATCTTCCGTTTCGGTGTGTTTCTCGGATACGGTTTCGATACGAACACCACACCACGGGCCACCGACATTCGAAGATGAGCGCCGTGGACACGACGATCAGCACCGTGAGCGCGCACGAAGGAGCACCCATGAGCGACATCTCCGTCCCCAGCCCTGAGGCCCCGCGCACCCGTCGGCGCAAGAACCTCAGCGCGAAGCAGCTGGCGATCCTCGAGGTCATCCAGACCTCGATCGCACGGCACGGCTATCCGCCGAGCATGCGCGAGATCGGCGACGCCGTCGGTCTGAAGTCGCTTTCGAGCGTGACCCACCAGCTCGGGCAGCTGGAGCTGAGCGGCTATCTGCGCCGCGACCCGGGCAAGACCCGTGCCATGGAAGTACTCATCGACCTGCCCGGCACCAGCGGCGAGAACCCCGCCGACTCAGCCACTCCGGTCGGCGATGCGGCGATGGTGCCGCTGGTCGGTCAGATCGCCGCCGGTATCCCGATCACGGCAGAGCAGCAGGTGGAGGAGATCTTCCCGCTCCCCCGCCAGCTCGTCGGCAAGGGCGATCTGTTCATGCTCAAGGTCTCCGGTGAGTCGATGATCGACGCCGCCATCTGCGATGGCGACTGGGTCGTCGTGCGCACGCAGAACACGGCGGAGAACGGCGAGATCGTCGCGGCGATGCTCGACGGCGAAGCCACTGTGAAGACGTTCCGCCAGCGCGACGGACACACTTGGCTCCTCCCCCGCAACTCCTCATTCGAGCCCATCCTCGGCGACGACGCCGTTGTGCTGGGGAAGATCGTCGCGGTGCTGCGCGCGGTCTGACGGCATCCACGAAGAACCGCCCCTCCGGATTCGGAGGGGCGGTTCTTCGTCATTCGGACATCAGACGGCGACGACGTCCACGCGGCTGCACACGGCAGACGCCGCTTAGGCTCGAAGCATGCAGCCGTACGGAACCTGGCCGTCCCCCTTCCACGCCGCCGATATCGCATCATCCGCCCCGCGCATCGACGGTGCCCGTTTCGTCGGCGACGAGATCTGGTGGGGGGAGTCGGTGCCCGCCGAGGGCGGTCGTGTCACGGTGCGCAGTTCGACTGGCGACGTGCTGCTGCCCGAGCCCTGGAGTGCGCGATCGCGAGTGCACGAGTACGGCGGCGGCGCGTGGACGGCGGATGCTCACGGCACGCTGTTCTTCGTCGACGCCGGCGACCAGCGCGTGTACCGGATGCGGCCGGGCGCGGAGCCGGAGCCGTTGACACCCGAGGGTCCGAACCATGGCGGACTCCGTCTGCAGCACGGGCGCCTTCTCGCCGTGCGCGAGGATCTGTCTGTGGAACCGCACCGGCGCGCCATCGTCGAGATCCCCACAGATGGCTCCGGTCTTGCCGACGCGGACGCCATGCGCGTGTTCGTCCAGGGCAGCGCGTTCTTCGCCCACCCCGCGCTCTCCCCCGACGGCACCCGCATCGCGTGGGTCGAGTGGAGCGGACGCCAGATGCCATGGCAGCAGGCCATGCTCAGCATCACCAACGTCGGCGGCGACGTCTTCGCCGACACCCGCGCTCATGCTGCCTTGCAGCCCGAGTGGATCAGCGATTCAGAGCTCGTCTACGCCGACGATCCCACCGGCCGCTGGAACCTGTATCGACGGCGGATGGACGGGCTTGAGGCTTCCATGCCGGAGGCCATCGCACCGGCCGACGCCGACACAGGCTACGGCCTGTGGGTACTGGGCAACCGCTGGTACCAGCCGCTCGCCGACGGCCGCATCGTCGCCGTGCGCACGAACGGCTCGGACGAGGTCGTGCTGATCGGGAGCGACGGGTCAGAGAAGCGCCTGGATGTGCCGGCCACTGCTCACGTCAGCATCGACGACGCGTCCGGCACGCGTGTGCTGCTCTCCGGCGGCGGAGCGAACGTGAGCGCAGGTCTGTGGACCGTTGACGTGGATTCGGGAGCCGTCGAACGCATCAGAGGCGGCATACGTTCCGATGAAGCGTGGATGCCGCCCGCCTCCCGCATCGCATTCGAGGGCGCGAACGGGCCGGTGCACGCCTTCGACTACGCGCCGGCGAATCCCGATGCCGCAGCGCCAGACGCAGAGCTTCCGCCGTACATCGTCTTCGTGCACGGAGGTCCGACCGCGCACGTCGCAGGGGCGGCCTCCGCAGCCATCGCGTTCTACACGAGCCGCGGCATCGGCGTGCTGGATGTGAACTACGGCGGCTCGACCGGCTACGGCCGCGCCTACCGCGAGCGGCTCGACCGCGAATGGGGAATCACCGACGTCGACGATGTGCTGGCCGCCGCGCGCGGGCTCGCCGAATCCGGACGTGCGGATCCGAGTCGCATCGCGATCCGCGGCGGCTCAGCGGGAGGATGGACGGTGCTCGCGGCACTCGTGCGCGGTGGCGTGTTCGCCGCAGGGATCAGTCGTTATGGTGTGACCGACCTGCGCGCCCTGGCCGAAGACACGCACGACTTCGAGAAGTACTACCTCGACGGCCTGGTGGGCCCGCTGCCCGCTGCCGAACAGGTCTACATCGACCGCTCCCCGCTCACCCACGTCGAGCAGATCGATGTGCCTGTGCTGCTGCTGCAGGGCGCCGATGATCGCGTCGTCCCGCCATCGCAGTCGGAGTCGATCCGCGACGCGCTGGCGGCACGAGGCATCCCGCACGAGTACGTCGTCTACCCGGGTGAGGGGCATGGGTTCCGCCGCGCGGAGACGATCATCGACGCGCTCGAGCGCGAGCTGCGCTTCCTCGGGAAAGTGTTCGACTTCCAGCCCGAGCTGTAGAGGTTTAGTCCCCCACGCGATTGCGCAGGCGCATCGCGCGCTGGGCCTCTCGGGTGTCCTGGCGTTCACGCAGCGTCTGGCGCTTGTCGAACTCGCGCTTGCCCTTCGCGAGAGCGATCTCGACCTTGGCTCGCCCGTCCGAGAAGTACAGCTTGAGCGGGATCAGCGTGTACCCGCCTGCGGACACCGCATGCTGCAGCTTCTCGATCTCCTCGCGGTGCAGCAGCAGCTTGCGAATCCGCTTGGCCGAGTGATTCGTCCAGTGCCCCTGCGAGTACTCGGGGATGTGCACCGAGTCGAGGAAGATCTCATTCCCCTTGACGAACGCGTACCCATCGCTGAGGTTCGCGCGGCCCTGCCGCAATGACTTCACTTCGGTGCCGGTGAGCACCATCCCCGCCTCGTACGACTTCTCGATGTTATAGTCGTGACGTGCGCGACGATTGGTCGCGACGACCTTCTCCCCGCGTTCCCTGGGCATGATGCTCTCCTGATCCGTGCCGCGCCGAACGCACGACAGCCCATCAGTCTACAACGACGCAGACGGATGCTAGGTGCGCAGCCAGCGACGAATCGCGAAGCCGGCCGACAGCGCAGCAAGAAGCACACCGATGCCGATGAGTACGGGCACGACGAGCGCAGCATCCTGCATCGTCACCCAGGTGGTGATGAACGGCACCCGGCCCTTCAGATAGCCGTTCACGCCGAAGTGCACGCCGGCGACCACGGCGGCGCTGGCCAGCACCGAGCCGATGAAGGCGGCGAACACGCCCTCCAGCACGAACGGCGTCTGGATGAATCGGTTCGAGGCGCCCACCAGGCGCATGATCCCGATCTCCTTGCGTCTCGCATACGCCGACAATCGGATCGTCGTGGCGATCAGCAGGATGGCGGCGATGAGCATGAGTACCGCGATGCCGACGGCGATGTAGGTCGCGACGGTGAGAGCGGAGAACAGCGGATCGAGATACTGCAGCTGGTCACGCACCTCCTCGACACCGTTGATGCCGGCGAAAGCCTCTACGATCACCTGCGATTGACCGGGGTCCTTGAGCGTGACGTAGAACGTCTCCGACATCTGCTCCTCGGTGAGCACACTCGCCTGCTCTTCGCCGAGGAGTTCGGTGATGTTCGCGTAGGCCTCTGCCTTGTTCTCGAATCGGAGGTCGCCGATGAGCGAGGCGAGCGGATCGCCTTCGAGTTCTGCGCGCACCTGGTCGACCTGCTCCGGTGTGGCGGCGCCATCGAGACAGCTCTCGCCCGTCGAGACGGTCGAGCACATCGAGACAGACACCTGGGCACGCTCGGTCCAGTAGTCGCGCATGGTGCTGATCTGGCCCTGCATGAGGATCGCCGCGCCGACGAACGTGAGCGACACGAATGTCACGAGCACGACCGAGATCACCATCGAGATGTTGCGTCGGAGGCCCCCGAGGGCCTCGGCGAGGATCAGCCCCACTCTCACGATGTCGGCCCCACTTCTTCGTCGTCGCCGCTATCCGCGAGCCCGAGGCGGTCGGCGACTCCGAGCTCGGCGACGTCGACCTCCGGAAGGATGATCGGGTGGGTGCGAGGGCCGACAGCGGTCGGCGCGGGCTCTGCGGCCGGCGCGGGCTCTGCGGCCGGCGCGGATGCGGGGGTGTCAGCGGCAGAATTCGTCTCGGCAG
The DNA window shown above is from Microbacterium murale and carries:
- the eccD gene encoding type VII secretion integral membrane protein EccD, whose translation is MMEYTRVTVIGSRRKADLVLPDDHPVDELLPEIIDLLEEPVAAGSPLVLSTLLGQPVDGRTALADQGIEHGALLRLLPADDAPRPPDVAEVTEAVADASIGRPDRWNSRLTAIVVASTIAVVAATAGLLLSLPAAASIILLSSVFLLATVGGAVLSRRDNTSGQHGLLGLCIGVAVPLGLHTAVSLPAQGAAMIPVTLAITWALVWTAVAVVVGIGGRHPGVLTGAALALLSSAVVLVATLSAAPVPLVAAFSGIAAAVVLALAPSFALSTAGVARLDDTAMDGDTVKRTDIDSALATAFASQTALVLALAPPIATTALILGAGNAWQAGLAAALVILVLVRSRLFPFAIARIALLAATVLPAAHWLWTTDMLPQPWPVLISGVIVVLLVVVSVMRPSAAAQARLRRFLGVLESLSAIALIPLLLGILGIFDDLLGAFS
- the eccCa gene encoding type VII secretion protein EccCa codes for the protein MTRTLFHRPTRVTAPPTPPEPELIPPPPALTDQGGGMPLQFMLPLIGALSSVIMMVVLRNGQPLFLVLAAVIFVVAIVGGLGFALSARGRAARKARTQRELYLDYLERYRSELRERGASDRASAIAVHPAPEALVGIMRDPARRWERRRSDDDYLSARIGVASRPWFSLSVARSDSPLEPADPILLREAEIVARSLDAVPEMPATADLQDAWVVSVVGDRDRGMSVVRSLVAQLATAHTPDDLTLAAAYAPHHADQWNGFDLLPHVQDPGLFDGPVPARRIAPDIRSLTDVLAGDLGKRAGSAAGVQRHGRGENPHGRLVVFLDDHGQAASRLSSPDPHLRIRDLNITVVHLLADRLDEPDDVDIRITVDDDGAVITSQASSAAPAHVAFTPDRTHGGTVTTLARSMAAFRTVHASRPQSGTTEAFDITQLLGITDASAIDPDELWTPRSPSAFLRVPFALDDNDRPVFLDLKESAQEGMGPHGICVGATGSGKSEMLRTVLLALALAHPPEDLSFILVDYKGGAAFSPFQKLPHVAGLIDNLADDPQLTTRARASLQGEVVRRQQLLKDADASPSITHYRELRKTRPELPPMPHLFMVIDEFGELLTAEPEFIDLFLQIGRIGRSIGIHLLLSSQRIEAGKLRGLDTYLSYRLGLRTFSESESQVVLGTTDAYRLPALPGYGILKVDTSLYQRFRAGYVSGPVPVRSAPAPSDGELTRVFRVPTYNGISQGDDDDRTPASPSFTTPEVGQLLVDEAVLRLRADDRIVSSAWLPPLPETLALGQILGERERTIALETPIGLIDDPAHQNQQPWMLDLTRGGGHLAIVGSPQSGRTTLLRTIAVSLALGRTPAEVAVYGMDLAGGGLRRLEPFPHVGGVATRSDPARVRRLIEELESMLATRERVFKDSGIDSVSQLRARHAAGEVPQLSSADVVVLVNGYGALRQEFDDLDAAFTAVLLRAANYGVHIVLGLSRWSELRIAHQSLFGTKIELRLNDPTESTIDRSLAKTISTSTPGRALADSGLLGHVALPVLETSGDDELGDEIEELGRRVAASWAGPSAAPIRLLPQELDPEQLPEAVDEPDAVPFGLRQDTMASAFWEFQQADQHLLVLGDARSGKSATLRMIAAGLIERFTPEELAIAVVDSRGHVAEVIPDEYLAAHARTATQASGLASSIATELARRPQMSAKELRSVPRVVLLVDDHDIISAGGIEHLAALAPHLPTARDSKFHIVLARPVAGSVRAMYGAFLQGIRDTGAALLILSGDRSEGQIMPRLYAERFPPGRGRYARRGESPFVVQVAHLPDSTEARP
- the hisH gene encoding imidazole glycerol phosphate synthase subunit HisH, encoding MTRTPTVAVYDYGSGNVHSAVKALIAAGADATLTGDRAAALEADGLFVPGVGAFAAVREALRTKGGDEIIERRLAGGRPVLGVCVGMQVLFSHGVERGQDVEGLGEWPGSVTELDAPVLPHMGWNTVTPDEGSVLFRGIEDERFYFVHSYAAQSWELDVIPPFPQPALTWTTYGRPFLAAVENGPLSATQFHPEKSGDAGIQLLRNWVQSL
- the hisB gene encoding imidazoleglycerol-phosphate dehydratase HisB; this encodes MSVSRTATRTRSTSESTVELELNLDGTGQSHIDTSVPFFDHMLTAFAKHSLTDLTVRASGDTNIDAHHTVEDISIVLGQAIREALGDKSGISRYGDALVPLDEALAQAVVDISGRPYLVHSGEPAGFEHHLIGGHFTGSLVRHVFEAITFGAGLTVHVRVLGGRDPHHIAEAEFKAFARAFRQAKALDPQVVGIPSTKGAL